From Daucus carota subsp. sativus chromosome 6, DH1 v3.0, whole genome shotgun sequence:
AGGTTACTGTACTTGTAAAATCACAAATGATTATGTTGAGATCAAAGACAGACAAGCAACAAGCTGCGAGCTAAATACTCTATACAAGAACCCATAATAAAGCCCTGATCACTGAAGCGTACAAAAAACTCATTTAAGGAATACAATAATTTGCAGAAAGAAGCACACAAAAAAGCATATATGCACCCAATTACCAAATGATTGACATAAGAGctaaataatcaaatttgaaCAAGATACAAATTAAAGTCtggaaaaattataatcaaaatcaaGGGATTTCATATTTTAGCAAAGAAGTCGAAGCCAAGAGAAAACTTACGGCCATAATCCAGAAGAAAGTTGTTAAGCAAGATAATATAACTTTAAGAAATTAACCCAAACTTTTTCGAGTTTGAACCCAGATCTTGAGAAATGGAGGAGAGTGTGTGGTCAGTAGTGCATGTATAGTTGAACTGAATACAGCAGAATTCTGTGATAAACCAGCTATAAAATGGAATAACCTCAAAAGATTTAAGACCAAGTATGACCTGAAACTGGAAAAATACTGATCAAATTTCTAAATTTGTACAAGCCTTCGTAGATTGAATTGCATGATAATGGGTGTTCTTTAGTAAATATAAGTCGATTTCAGCTACCTTATGTAGTTATACATGTTATAGTGGTCCTCCTCTCTGTCTTTCCTAGAAAGATAAGCTTCCTGGCAAGCAGAGATACCAGTAAATGGACAAAAATTCCGATTTTGATCATCTTTCCATGCATCTTTGATGCCCATGGGCTTTAATTATCATAGTTGCAAACACTAGTCACTTGGACAGACTGCAATTTTAATAGTATTTTGATATGACTAAATTCTTGGTTACCATGAAGCAGCCTTCTTCACAATATTGTAGATATGTCATTCCCACCATCAACTGGGACAAATATGCAAAGGCGCCTGTCCTTGAGAGAGCTATGTTGTGCCATATATGAAAAATCCTTTAACCTTGATACCACAAGATGGTTTATTGAAtcaataagaaaatataagtgaaattctttaagattttttaatttaatcaaagaTTTATAACAGTTGCATCTTAATGTTGTCTAAACATggatataaaattgtaaaacaaaagaaaaaatatcttaataaaataatatattaaaaataagcaTGCCACATATCATAATTAGTCTTCAATTTTTCGCTACGAGGATACTTTCCTATTTTGACACGATTAATGATACTTATCAGTTTGCTAATGCACTCACGCGAAAATTTTATTGCGATTCATTACTCGAAAATTTCCTTAGATAATTTCTTTTCACTTCTTTTCTCTCATATCCAAAATAAAAGAATACAATAAAGGGAGCAATTAAAATAAACCATGCTGAAAACGGTTGGATCGCTCAAGTTGTCAAGAGCTTATCATCTATCCATATTtgtcacaataaaaaaaattatgctaTATTTTGATGTTAATAATTATGAATACAAATATAGCTAGTCTTTAACTTCTACAAAAGAGTAAGAGACGAAGACATGCCAAAAATTAactctttcaaaaaaaaatcactaaagCCGGACCCACCCGGCCTGCCGATTAAACCGTCTTTGTGTAACTCACAACACGTTGTTGTTGGCTTTGTCAATACTTGATGTCTTCATCTTACGAGATCGACTCGTGACATACTATAATGCAAACCCCAGCTTTAAGTTACTTACAATACATCTTTACTACAATCGATCAACAATTTTTTGGATCCCGTGTCAAAAATTCAATCTTCATCGTGGTAAGCCTCGCCTCTTCTTTTATTCACCATTTTTCTTTCCAATTTTAAATTTCATGGAGAAATTATCTATGTTTCCAGCTGTTATATTTGGTTCTCTTTGTTCTTGTCACCATGTTAGGTAATAATAtgttaaagaaaatatttatgtgatgaggaataatatttaatcaatcTAAAATTCGGCAGAATTAAAAATGGTGGAAAGTATGATGATCATGAGGGTGATtgtggtgatgatgatgattttaaTTACGTGCAATGGCGATGACACGAATCCTGTATATGAGCCATGTTCGGATACTAAGGTCAAGATAAACGATGGATTTACATTCGGCCTTGCGTTTGCGTCCAAGGAGACCTTTTTCTTTAATCAGACGCAGCTTTCGCCTTGCGATAAACGCTTACCACTCAATGGGAATGCTGCTGCTGCAGTTGCCCTCTTTAGGCCGAAAGTCGATGAAATTACTCTCTTGTCTGTCAATACCAGCAGCTTCAAACCCGTATGTCGAGTTTTCTCTTTTCTTAACTCCTTTATGCATTTTGTCGTCGTGAATTTTCTTAAGAATGTAGAATTTGGCTTGATTGAGTTGATTCTGTGTGTTGCTCTagtcttttctgatcaggcttTACAAAGATTTGTCAGTTCTCATACTATTACATCAAGACTATATAGTTTATAGATTCAGTAATATGACCTTTTTGAACTTGACCTGAAGATCATatttgtatgattttttttttaaaccaaattgCATAGGCTTGTACAGAATTTACTAATTCACCTGAGTAAAAGAGATACCGTCAATCTTGATTTAAACTTTATTCTAGTGTTTCTATTGGTAATAAGTTAATTTTATAGATGTGTTGTGTTTCCTTTGtatgtaaaattaattttaatgctGCTATGTGTATAGTACCCTGGTCTAGAATGTTTCTCGATCCTCCACTGGTGGTTGCACAGATTCTTTGCCAGATATTGCTTTGTTTGATGGATAAATTACATCTACTACATATATATTTCAACAGCTCAATTTTTGTATAGACAATTCTGACCTGTTTCTTTGCCCACATTCTGAATAATCAAATGCTCCAGCTTACATGTATGAATTACATATTAAGGATAGAGTTACTCAGGACACTTTCTAGAAGTCTAGATAGCTATCTTTATATTATGATCTTCGTCCTGTTATTTTACTCCAACTTTATATGCACTATGGTTTTCAGGGTACATCTGGTGGACATATGGTGGCATTTGCTGGGAGACAGTTCGCTGCACGATCTCCACCTGTCTTTGTTGCAGATGGTACTCACACCGTGAATAGTTTTACCTTGGTATGACTAACTTGCTATCTCTAGTCTACCTTCTTTCATTTCTATCTGCTTAATTTGCACCATGTTTGTCATTTTTTCGCAAAGATATACTCGGAGGAAAGAGAAGAATATCTCTTTGAGAAAAGAATGAAGATTAGAGTAGATACCAACTAatttccttttgttttttgGAGTTTTGGAGTAGATTACCATGTTTCAGAAGAGAGTGCTCTTTGCTTCTCAAAGTTTTAACTTACGGGACCAAGAGAAAAATTAGCGTTCCAAGATATTGTTAGCATGTCATTTATGCCTATTTGAGAAATCgtcttttattctttttctgTATTCCATATTCCCTGTGACAAAGCTGCACTATCAAAATTGTTTTGCGTTACATGTGCAGGTCCTCGAATTCAAAACTGGCACGCTCCAAAACTTGTTCTGGAAGAAGTATGGCTGCGGCTCTTGCTCAGGGGAATCCGTTTGTGTTAATAATACAGACTGTGCAGTACCATCATCCAAGTGCAAAAACAATGGAGGTGATGTCGATTGCACTCTAGGCATACAATTGGCGTTTTCAGGCACAGACAAAAACTATAATGTGCTTAACTCCTGGTACGAGGTAGCAAATCTCCGACAGTATTCCTTGTTTGGTCTGTATTCCAATATCCGCAATGTTTTCACCTAGATAAAGCTATCAAAGAGTTGAACTGAAGATGAGTATGAAACTAGTGCTACTGCAATCAACTTTAGCTGTTATACGAGTATACAGACAGCAGTAGATGTTTATATATTCgaacaaataatatatgaacaCTAGGTACCTTGTCCACCGTGGAACCATTGGGATGTAATAATTTATTGAGACCCTAGTCGCATGTTGGACAGGACCATTGAAGGTGAAAAACATCTAATACACTTGGCCAAAATGATCGAGGGCCCGATTTTTACATCTAGCACAAGAAGTTGTAAGTGGCCTAGACTGACATGTATTTTTCATCTGCAAGTGCTTGAGAACACAGGATGTTGATTTTTACTAGTTAGAGGATGTTTTTGTGTGGAGTTTACAGAGATGTGATGTGCTACGTACTTGAACTCAAGCTTGTATACTTGCCGAAATTCATCTATCAGAAGATCATAGGATTATGTTATAAGCCAACTTTGAtctgataaaaaataaaaaatgcagTAAACAGAGTATAAATGTCGTTGTAAAGATTCGAACGTGGAGAAATTTTTTGGCAAAACTAATGCACAACAATTATACTACgcactcaaaataattatatttaattttgacattccaactaataaaatatatcttataGGTTCTTACAAATTGGAAATAGTATCCAATTACTTTAATAcatcgaattttctatggtgtgtctaagggcacacaatagtcactaagagcaactccagcagcttccctatttcatgtcctaagtccaattataagaaatgtgacataaattagtgctccagcagtgtcttagaagtgccttaaatcactaggatcctccttccatgccttattaataaggcaccactagccatgccttatttgatttctttaataaaaaaatcatttctctctcttattgtaacttattttctctctcttccttccATTTTTTATCaatctttttccaaatttattattataataataataaggaatgaattataaggatcattgttggagttgaaatacaaaatcttgtcctaaatcactaggattcaatattttataatatttataaggaagcCACTAGTTTTTTTAGGagagaaagcaagtgaatgcaagtgtgctttcactttcatcccacttttggagtgaaagtttTGGAGTGCAACTATGCTATATTTGCACTCACTTTCACTCACTTTCATCTctttaaaaaactcgggagcacacAAAGGAGTGAAAGTTAGATAACTTTACTTcctcttcacttgctttcctcccattttaaaactcgggagcagggtGTAAGACACTgatggagatgctctaacatccATTagaatactactccctccgtccctttttttctgtccattttggaaaaaaaaacacataccaaggaataattgattgtataaactttttcattaaatacctctaattaatatcttgaaaatggtgaaatacccctactttatgtcttgaaaacatgaattcaaccaagttttaaataagtcaagccttgaaaattgaaattatggagatatatttgaaaaactatcattaaattagttttgaaagtataaatggacagataaatagggacaaatttttacttccaaagtggacaaataaatagggacggagggagtaacttttgattggtggattgttaataaatgtaaatggccccccctgcatttacatcaattccaccaatcaaaacaagccattttcatgaaaattggtgcttattgtgtgtcCTTGGGcgcacattagaaagaccgttaatacatatataccatatatatatcattgttATACAGCCAGGTTATGAGCTAAAATTTAAGCTGGGATATATACGGGTTTTTAAGTAAATTTTCGAAGCTATATAATGCTTTTGTCCTTTTCGATAGTTTTTAGGTAGCCCATAATAGCTTAGGGCAAATCCATCAGTGGTATAAAGGTCCAAATTTGAGTCAGTTTCAGTCTAGATTTTTCCGACAGTGACCTAAATCTTAGCTCAAATTTAGGCAGGTGAACAGTACTGTCCTAAATTTAGGCCGATACTAATCACCGGTCTAAATctttttagtaatataataataacttttttagcttttttatatatttagttaattaaatgattatatataattattaaatagttataaattataaataatatattttacttaaataattatatatattaattatgaaacatataattaaacactctaaaaataattcaaattaacaatACATTAAACATAAGATAAAGATTACAATCAGCAAGATAAAAATTACAGTCGACAACGAGTTGCATTAATTGAGCATATGTgggaataatttattaattcggagtagtattgaatctttgtgatttttgttttagttaattaattaaaatataaagtttttttattttctttgtttaaatgtaatgtttttctaatttaatgaatttattaagTTTACTactaatatgaatattattgttaaaagattaaaataataatataaagatagttagaagaataaaatattgatatatgaatttggaccaaAATTTAGGTCAAACTGTTGGAATGGAAAGATGGTTCGGTTTAAATTTGCACCAATATTTAGGCTAAAAATTGGTTCCACTGTTGGAGATGACCTTAGAATGTAAAATTAGTGTTAGAATGTAAAATAGTGAAGTGTACATTCTAATATTATATGCTTATGAACTAAAATTTAAGCTGGGATATATACgggattttaattaatttttggaagtatataatatttttgtcttCTAAGATAGCGCATAATATCTTAGAGTGAAAAATTAGTGAAGTGCACATTCTATACTCGCACACTTTAAGTATTACATGATACTATTCATGTAAAATTATCACTCGTGTAGTTAGGATCATTATCGTAgaaattgaaaatcaaaattaatcaatgGAATtactaattcaaaatttatgtaagaatttttgataaattgaaATGTAATTGATGAAtcgttaattttttaaaaagaaatagtCGATAATTTAGCGGggatttttcaataaattaagaatttttaGAACATTGATTAAGATAAGAAAAAGTATTatttacaattaaaaataaaaaattaaattgtgaaagataaataataaaatatgaataatgtgacttataaattatataagagTTTACATAATTTTGatagaatattttataattcaaaagACAAAGGGAAAAGGGGGAGAAGCAAAACTAACGGCCTGTTTCCGCTGAAGCCCGCAATGAAACATCCTATGGGCTCGCTTTTTTATTTCCGCTAGTTTGACAGTTTGATCCCTTTTCTCAGCCGACGTTACCGGTAATAATTCGAAATCTAATCtaataaataatgaaattatgatgaataattaaaaaaatatctatcTTTGAAGATTGTTATACTATTTACACAGCGAATCAACTAAAACGATGATTATTTTTACGATCcgcaaaattttgaatttaactaATATTCTGAgatatttgtaaataaattgtaaattaatatataaaaacattccATATCCTCTGAATTACAATAATTGAAAGTATTGATTGACACATCAGacaaacaatcactaaaatATCTCATCCTTATCTATACACAAAGTCCTCACACATCTATTTCTCTCATtcacaatataatataataaaaaataataatataataataaagtaCACCCCTTTATATCTAGTCTAGAAGAACATCTGATAAGATTGTACTTAGAAAAAAATATCCTTACACAGTCACACTACAATGATAGCAGCAAGATCTTCATCTCTGTTTCTGGGTTGTCCTAATAACTCCACCACTTGTTCTAAATCAAATTCTCCATATAATTCTAACATGTATTCTCCATCTATTGTTATTACTAAACCAACAAGCACAATATGTTGTTGTTCAAGAAACGACACCCATGGCTACATACCAAAGCTTCAACCTTTTAGCACCAGAACTAAGTTTGATCGTGTTCTTCAAGACCCTCCCTTGATTCAAAAATCTGAAACTCAACTTGCAGgttttttattatcatattctcttttgggtattttttttaatttttttttggttttatgAAT
This genomic window contains:
- the LOC108225787 gene encoding uncharacterized protein LOC108225787, with product MVESMMIMRVIVVMMMILITCNGDDTNPVYEPCSDTKVKINDGFTFGLAFASKETFFFNQTQLSPCDKRLPLNGNAAAAVALFRPKVDEITLLSVNTSSFKPGTSGGHMVAFAGRQFAARSPPVFVADGTHTVNSFTLVLEFKTGTLQNLFWKKYGCGSCSGESVCVNNTDCAVPSSKCKNNGGDVDCTLGIQLAFSGTDKNYNVLNSWYEVANLRQYSLFGLYSNIRNVFT